The following are encoded in a window of Anopheles stephensi strain Indian chromosome X, UCI_ANSTEP_V1.0, whole genome shotgun sequence genomic DNA:
- the LOC118503740 gene encoding titin — MIIRSSGLSGLDQHTMIYLIVAIALTLVPASNSAPMYESDQTELENYGESTGCYYNYNHYGEGDRIMTNEPCLNCTCHDRMLMCYLRVCPFTKAIGQDCTIEKREDQCCPVITCPEVEVQLLDHQTTASPSNALGATSSSEVGAPDQYGCSINGRFYPEGAQVPSNPQKPCELCYCIRNMTTCVMQECTLHIDGCQPIYNKGVCCPVKYDCDHDRDSTLMLEDESTTTVRPTPGFILTTTVSPSVSTDCVHNGETYADGALITTDKPCEHCYCMRGDIVCAVQECGTPLENEGKNCTALPPAAGQCCPDKYICDGSAATMKVTTVPSIPTAADDGDAEAQEQEKEQPQLEDSAPAKTEQESEAAQTTQAGAESTTMATMDQKVQDVVTGEKEKVSSEDDEDQQEQEHVAPQFEDVQTDDSHEEDDGDVQVQNKIDDEQRLTTVQPVESGEPGVESDHIPGHVGPHEEDEDQRPETTTTVAFDDVPALTTVRAEVPSNTEGAPAQDETSTETHDESEVPSEGTTVAPTKDAPEPEADDVPAEQDEDEPTSTKKPTADEVVPTTVRSEEDSFEPAVTTSLPALASADEKENEIDEHHDEATETSAIQHQPEHDDAVASEDHDDQKEQDEQEELEDSQATATTTALPERDEVTSEPEVQTHAPSSAAVVPEQDKPDVSSEKKEPAQKADDQPEQDFVELPPAVVVTELPPLPTASDETIPAEQTPEPPKDEILENMPLEADSHVLSDSMTTEHAPTFGDRKEDDAQEPEPIHVQPGADMDEPVEMNTVIPLEKDEQKVEQPESEEAAHDGEPEQEDHVALSEPVEEDADSGEKQDHEEAPVDHDDSEAPATPAAPLDEKQEADLGVVSPDKLFPESIPGEGDCLIDGVTYENGASVPTSGKCQVACHCSNSIVHCEMVRCQAPPSDDCTLKATVSGECCPTYSCPKETTSTASSVSVESTEASTESDDADSEEEQQSADASVESFESSTKAPVSDSQSTSTAEEDDESSQPSEAESDSAGFDLDDEVFKPLRPQEPSLDMNINLFAGNRPTTADYEDVIILSTAATTSAPSVSTVVDTVKETVAQQSTELPQGEQQMSMKATTPSAEGVTESEQQEESTTSGDVAERGPETEQDEVEEGQKQDEEQQPTTVKTIAGESQTTPVSETEESSSVESEPIQDDTADDGAEIAEQEVRGTTPAADEPEDDSVQTQETTTSAEILDKQQDVQEQKVTTALPVQAEEDESERDEEQERPVPTTVRSVEPAAEVTTEREPEDHQSNDIESDEVASPAVDDDKPSASTDDEDTPAQEATTTGDIETAAKQETVTEAQQKVDDATTVASAHADQEEDRVQEASTTPAAALDEPENVEHTDGQHEDESDLTEDEATDSPAAAATTARPVMDVEQTTSFVQEAEAGQKLTTVKEEEQAAVTTAQPVGDEKESDEPASVTVQTAMDEDDEGGLKTTGVPVTQKMTTAPTTSDDALIFRVEDEEEQPIVKPTLDETVPTQEAVKPAFDEVKPTQDAVKPKPVDREESDDDNLISPEQDGGFHFPQEDDDEAEEPIFKPSLDDTEQQHVDMPLPVEIPQETLEPVDQIKEQDEVVQTTTTVPSERVTAAPSTVEPSKPEQDREQVPQVEDDAQESNEIEADVQKITVPVKKPEQTPIYDEIEETEQQTVEPTKHTPELTTAGHKEQDVEVQPTTVKVDVTEDAQDKTGDEQEQPTTATHSSDAVDVTPATEQHEEQDETEKDDVAEAVPESDSTPSTTVRVSEADSEQDEEQNVPTAAPTVAQEQEKQTTPSVPTRDDSESEEKEDTPQLPLADDDEDVQEATTPEASLKPESADESEPERDQVAQSHDQVDEDEQVEVATTKLTASNDEVQTTTADVDVKQTPSSVLMEQSTTLAPVKDAEQEDEQTQKPVFDDGAAQASVEESDEQETETTPKVPVAHAAPDASEEEVSDTEPVTVDSSSAITEATLKDSEEDQQLGDDDDKQNEQVQTTVAPQETQDKKQQPEPEVEVTTTQADPVHVAPLEDDVDFEPEQPAIASTAAPQTVAEQDKQTTTVVPVDDDKAEEPLSTETEKMTEAPAEQEIQATTVRATEFDFNVVDTDHEHPIAEPESDDVAQDEIAHSTTFATPEQPSSAHDTPAEQDAGEGESTDDASTPAYDEAVKPVADTHDDHDDMQDVRVTTGASVDDEDSAEDDEDVQITTVRQKPISEEERPSSTTAAPVPKEPEQDQAGEEIRPVSAEEPEATSESVPEQDEKVQPAEPATDKPSAVHDAVETAGTTSEEEQDDVEQPQTDDLHADDDSSEEEDTPVRLTTTAAPVKATTTEEALTTPTKEEVAEAVTAKVDVYTTVVPGSDSQVTEQHTTVQQEDEPVSTAAPAVPSTTVTSQPAEEASPTASTPGLAQDVEAEASEAPEVPLEAVTVSSTVPAITTTQLTDVKTEEPVREEVSKAPVPEVSHDELSPTTIAPIAAQDDKLDEKIDSVEDKPKPTVPVAEEELVQKPQPAGDESDEQQVAAKPTFTEDEEDDQQKVQEQDVTGLHDDTSSPAKPTQQPETVGPSYGAPGQHYDSGYGHMPPHYPPSSYEDDYGEEEDPAAFGPGTCRYGGKLYVSAQQIPRDDPCDFCFCFRSDIICLQQSCPPPISGCNEEPIAGFCCPRYECPVSMATVLNVTTSTTTTTTTLPPHFLPHAYKGHVQKRGCQIQGKPYNVGETVASASGPCMRCTCGGDGQMQCEPKACSPEPMLQQMIAVAAAKRR, encoded by the exons ATGATTATCAGGAGTTCGGGCCTGTCCGGGCTCGACCAGCACACGATGATATATTTAATAGTAGCGATAGCATTAACACTGGTACCAGCGTCCAACAGCG CACCGATGTATGAAAGTGATCAGACAGAGCTGGAGAACTATGGTGAGTCGACTGGATGCTACTACAACTACAATCATTACGGCGAGGGTGACCGGATCATGACAAACGAACCATGCTTGAACTGCACGTGTCACGACCGCATGCTGATGTGCTATCTGCGCGTCTGCCCGTTCACGAAGGCGATCGGGCAGGACTGCACGATTGAGAAGCGCGAAGATCAGTGCTGTCCGGTGATTACCTGCCCGGAGGTGGAAGTCCAGCTGCTCGACCATCAAACGACGGCCAGTCCCTCGAACGCGCTCGGTGCGACCTCATCTAGCGAGGTTGGTGCGCCCGACCAGTACGGTTGCTCGATCAACGGACGGTTCTATCCTGAGGGAGCTCAA GTGCCATCAAATCCACAAAAACCATGCGAGTTGTGTTACTGTATTCGTAACATGACGACCTGCGTGATGCAGGAGTGTACGCTGCACATCGACGGCTGCCAACCGATTTACAACAAGGGTGTCTGTTGTCCAGTGAAATACGATTGTG ATCACGATAGAGATTCGACCCTGATGTTGGAGGACGAAAGTACGACGACGGTGCGTCCAACGCCAGGATTCATCCTCACCACCACCGTATCCCCATCCGTGTCTACCGACTGCGTGCACAACGGTGAAACGTACGCCGACGGTGCGCTAATCACGACAGACAAGCCGTGCGAGCACTGCTACTGTATGCGAGGCGATATCGTGTGCGCCGTTCAAGAGTGTGGCACGCCGCTGGAGAATGAGGGCAAGAACTGTACCGCTTTGCCACCGGCCGCTGGCCAATGCTGTCCGGACAAGTACATCTGCGATGGTAGTGCAGCCACCATGAAGGTTACGACCGTCCCGAGCATTCCGACAGCAGCCGATGATGGTGACGCTGAAGCGCAGGAGCAGGAGAAGGAACAGCCGCAGCTGGAAGATAGTGCGCCGGCAAAAACTGAGCAGGAATCGGAAGCAGCACAAACCACGCAGGCTGGTGCAGAAAGTACCACTATGGCAACGATGGACCAGAAGGTTCAGGATGTAGTAACgggcgaaaaggaaaaggtgTCCAGTGAAGATGACGAGGATCAGCAGGAACAGGAGCACGTTGCACCACAATTCGAGGATGTCCAGACGGACGATAGCCACGAAGAGGATGACGGTGATGTGCAGGTTCAGAATAAGATTGATGACGAGCAGCGACTGACGACGGTACAGCCGGTTGAGAGTGGTGAGCCAGGTGTTGAGAGTGATCACATCCCTGGACACGTGGGACCGCATGAGGAGGATGAGGACCAACGCCCGGAAACGACTACCACGGTTGCCTTTGATGATGTGCCTGCACTAACTACGGTACGAGCTGAGGTGCCATCGAACACGGAAGGAGCACCAGCACAGGACGAAACATCAACGGAGACACACGACGAGTCGGAGGTACCTAGCGAAGGAACGACTGTTGCACCCACCAAGGatgcaccggaaccggaagcgGATGATGTACCCGCTGAGCAGGATGAGGACGAGCCAACAAGCACGAAGAAACCAACGGCTGATGAAGTTGTACCGACGACCGTTCGAAGCGAGGAGGACAGTTTTGAACCGGCGGTAACGACGTCGCTTCCAGCGCTGGCCAGTGCTGATGAGAAGGAAAACGAAATCGATGAACACCATGACGAGGCAACGGAAACAAGCGCCATCCAGCATCAACCAGAGCATGATGATGCTGTGGCGTCGGAAGACCACGACGATCAGAAGGAACAGGATGAGCAAGAGGAGCTGGAAGATAGTCAAGCCACCGCTACCACTACGGCACTTCCGGAGCGCGATGAGGTGACTAGCGAACCGGAAGTACAGACGCACGCCCCATCGAGTGCAGCCGTTGTACCGGAGCAAGACAAGCCGGATGTGAGCAGCGAGAAGAAGGAGCCCGCACAGAAGGCTGACGATCAACCGGAGCAAGATTTCGTAGAGTTACCGCCGGCAGTTGTTGTAACGGAGCTGCCACCGCTACCGACCGCCTCGGATGAAACGATCCCGGCCGAACAGACGCCTGAACCGCCGAAGGATGAGATTCTGGAAAATATGCCGCTCGAGGCCGATTCGCACGTACTGTCCGATTCGATGACGACCGAGCACGCACCAACCTTTGGCGACCGGAAGGAGGACGATGCACAGGAACCGGAACCGATCCATGTACAGCCTGGTGCGGATATGGATGAGCCAGTCGAAATGAACACCGTCATTCCGCTGGAGAAGGATGAGCAGAAGGTTGAGCAGCCGGAGAGCGAAGAAGCGGCCCATGATGGAGAGCCGGAGCAGGAGGATCATGTTGCGCTCAGCGAACCGGTCGAAGAGGATGCGGACAGTGGTGAGAAGCAGGATCATGAAGAGGCACCAGTTGACCACGACGACAGCGaagcaccagcaacaccagctgctccactcGACGAGAAGCAGGAAGCTGATCTGGGTGTGGTGAGTCCGGACAAACTGTTCCCGGAGTCGATTCCTGGCGAAGGTGACTGTTTGATCGATGGAGTTACGTACGAGAATGGCGCTAGCGTGCCAACGTCCGGTAAATGTCAGGTTGCCTGCCATTGCTCGAACAGTATCGTACACTGCGAAATGGTACGTTGCCAGGCTCCGCCAAGCGACGACTGCACACTGAAAGCTACCGTATCTGGAGAGTGCTGTCCGACGTACAGCTGTCCAAAGGAAACGACCTCAACTGCGAGCTCTGTATCGGTAGAATCGACCGAAGCCTCCACCGAGAGTGACGATGCGGACAGTGAGGAAGAGCAACAGTCAGCGGATGCAAGTGTGGAATCTTTCGAATCGTCGACCAAGGCACCGGTGTCTGACTCACAGTCTACCTCTACGGCCGAGGAGGACGATGAGTCGAGCCAGCCATCGGAAGCGGAAAGTGACAGCGCTGGATTCGATCTCGATGACGAGGTGTTCAAACCGTTGCGACCGCAGGAACCTTCACTGGACATGAACATTAACTTGTTTGCCGGCAACCGTCCAACGACGGCGGACTACGAGGATGTGATCATTTTGAGCACGGCTGCAACGACCAGCGCGCCTTCGGTTTCGACGGTGGTTGACACGGTGAAGGAAACCGTTGCACAACAGTCAACGGAACTGCCCCAGGGCGAGCAGCAGATGTCGATGAAAGCAACGACACCATCTGCCGAAGGTGTGACGGAATCGGAGCAGCAGGAGGAATCTACCACATCTGGTGATGTTGCGGAGCGTGGTCCAGAGACTGAACAGGACGAGGTTGAAGAGGGACAGAAGCAGGATGAAGAGCAGCAGCCAACGACTGTGAAGACTATCGCTGGGGAGAGTCAAACGACACCGGTCAGCGAAACGGAAGAGAGCAGCTCGGTGGAGAGTGAACCGATCCAGGACGATACTGCTGATGATGGCGCTGAGATAGCTGAGCAGGAGGTGCGTGGTACTACgcctgctgctgatgagcCGGAAGATGACAGCGTTCAGACTCAGGAAACGACGACTAGCGCGGAGATTCTAGATAAGCAACAGGATGTCCAGGAACAGAAGGTAACAACTGCTCTCCCGGTGCaggcagaagaagacgaaagCGAACGAGATGAGGAGCAGGAACGCCCGGTTCCGACGACAGTTCGCTCTGTGGAGCCTGCTGCGGAAGTCACCACCGAGCGCGAACCAGAGGACCATCAGAGCAACGATATCGAAAGTGATGAAGTTGCCAGCCCGGCAGTCGACGACGACAAACCATCGGCAAGCACGGATGATGAGGACACTCCTGCACAGGAAGCAACCACAACCGGAGACATTGAAACGGCTGCAAAACAGGAGACGGTGACCGAGGCCCAACAGAAGGTGGATGACGCGACGACCGTTGCAAGCGCTCACGCAGACCAAGAAGAGGATCGCGTGCAAGAGGCATCGAcaacgccagcagcagcacttgaCGAGCCCGAAAATGTGGAGCATACTGATGGGCAGCACGAAGATGAATCGGATCTGACTGAGGATGAAGCTACGGACTCACCGGCCGCTGCTGCAACTACTGCAAGACCAGTGATGGATGTGGAGCAGACGACATCGTTTGTACAGGAGGCAGAAGCAGGACAGAAGCTGACTAccgtcaaggaagaagagcaAGCCGCTGTTACCACTGCACAGCCTGTTGGTGATGAGAAGGAGTCGGACGAGCCAGCTTCGGTAACCGTGCAGACAGCTATGGACGAAGATGATGAGGGTGGTCTCAAGACGACAGGGGTACCTGTTACCCAAAAGATGACAACGGCACCAACAACTAGTGACGATGCACTAATCTTCCGCGTGGAGGATGAAGAAGAGCAACCGATCGTAAAACCGACCCTGGACGAAACTGTTCCAACTCAGGAAGCTGTGAAACCGGCGTTCGATGAAGTGAAGCCTACTCAGGATGCGGTGAAACCGAAGCCAGTCGATAGGGAAGAGTCGGACGACGATAATCTGATCAGCCCGGAACAGGACGGTGGATTCCATTTCCCGCAAGAGGATGACGATGAGGCGGAAGAGCCCATCTTCAAGCCATCGCTGGACGAcacggagcagcagcacgtcGATATGCCGTTGCCGGTCGAGATTCCTCAGGAAACGCTTGAACCGGTCGATCAAATTAAGGAGCAGGACGAGGTTGTGCAGACTACCACCACCGTGCCTAGTGAGCGTGTAACAGCGGCTCCAAGCACCGTTGAGCCATCGAAGCCGGAACAGGACCGAGAGCAGGTACCGCAAGTAGAGGATGATGCTCAGGAAAGCAACGAAATTGAAGCGGACGTTCAGAAGATTACTGTACCGGTGAAGAAACCGGAGCAGACACCGATTTACGACGAAATCGAAGAAACCGAACAGCAAACCGTTGAGCCCACCAAACATACACCGGAACTAACGACGGCTGGACACAAGGAACAGGACGTCGAGGTACAACCTACGACTGTGAAGGTTGATGTGACGGAGGACGCGCAAGACAAAACTGGTGATGAGCAGGAGCAACCAACGACGGCTACACACTCAAGTGACGCAGTTGACGTAACACCAGCTACTGAGCAACACGAGGAACAGGATGAGACGGAGAAGGACGATGTAGCGGAAGCAGTGCCAGAATCGGACAGCACACCTTCGACGACTGTCCGTGTTTCGGAGGCTGATAGTGAACAGGACGAGGAGCAGAATGTCCCAACTGCCGCACCTACAGTGGCTCAAGAGCAGGAGAAACAGACTACTCCTTCGGTGCCCACGCGCGATGATAGCGAATCGGAAGAGAAGGAAGACACACCTCAGCTTCCACTGgccgatgacgatgaggacgTGCAAGAAGCGACAACACCGGAAGCATCTTTGAAGCCGGAGAGCGCCGACGAGAGCGAACCGGAGAGAGACCAGGTTGCACAGTCTCACGACCAGGTTGACGAGGATGAGCAGGTTGAGGTCGCTACAACGAAACTGACCGCTTCGAACGATGAAGTGCAAACGACCACGGCAGATGTAGATGTAAAACAGACGCCTTCTTCAGTATTAATGGAACAGTCCACGACTCTAGCACCGGTGAAGGATGCTGAGCAGGAGGACGAACAGACGCAAAAGCCAGTCTTTGACGACGGTGCTGCACAGGCGAGTGTCGAAGAGAGTGATGAGCAGGAAACGGAAACGACACCAAAGGTACCAGTGGCTCACGCTGCGCCAGATGCATCGGAGGAAGAGGTGTCCGACACAGAACCTGTTACTGtcgacagcagcagcgccattACTGAAGCAACGCTGAAGGATTCGGAGGAAGACCAACAGCTCGGCGACGACGATGACAAGCAGAACGAACAGGTGCAAACGACCGTAGCTCCACAGGAGACTCAGGATAAGAAGCAACAGCCAGAGCCGGAAGTGGAGGTTACTACTACGCAAGCAGACCCAGTGCACGTCGCTCCGTTGGAGGATGACGTCGATTTCGAGCCAGAACAGCCGGCAATTGCCAGCACAGCCGCACCACAAACTGTTGCCGAGCAGGACAAACAGACGACTACCGTTGTGCCCGTGGACGACGATAAGGCGGAGGAGCCGTTGAGCACGGAAACGGAAAAGATGACTGAAGCTCCAGCAGAGCAGGAGATTCAGGCCACTACGGTTCGGGCTACTGAGTTCGATTTTAACGTTGTCGACACCGATCATGAGCATCCGATCGCTGAGCCAGAATCAGATGACGTTGCTCAGGACGAGATTGCCCACAGTACCACGTTCGCTACGCCAGAGCAACCAAGCTCAGCGCACGATACGCCAGCCGAGCAGGATGCAGGTGAAGGTGAGTCTACCGATGATGCATCTACCCCGGCGTACGATGAAGCGGTAAAACCGGTGGCTGATACGCACGATGATCACGACGATATGCAAGACGTTCGCGTTACTACTGGTGCTTCCGTCGACGATGAAGATTCGGCAGAAGACGATGAAGATGTGCAAATCACGACCGTACGACAGAAGCCAATCAGCGAAGAGGAACGACCATCGTCAACTACAGCTGCACCAGTACCGAAGGAACCGGAGCAAGATCAAGCTGGCGAAGAAATCCGTCCTGTCAGTGCGGAGGAACCGGAAGCGACGAGCGAGTCCGTACCAGAACAGGATGAGAAGGTACAACCAGCCGAACCGGCCACTGACAAGCCATCGGCTGTGCACGATGCGGTCGAGACTGCTGGAACTACCTCAGAAGAAGAGCAGGACGATGTGGAACAACCACAAACGGACGATCTGCACGCGGATGATGATTCGTCGGAGGAGGAAGACACACCGGTCAGGTTGACTACGACAGCAGCTCCAGTGAAGGCTACCACGACAGAGGAGGCACTTACCACACCAACGAAGGAGGAAGTCGCCGAGGCGGTTACGGCAAAGGTTGACGTGTACACGACGGTTGTGCCGGGTTCGGACTCGCAGGTAACCGAACAGCATACCACCGTACAGCAGGAGGACGAACCGGTTTCAactgcagcaccagcagtaccTAGCACCACCGTCACTTCGCAGCCAGCGGAAGAAGCTAGTCCAACAGCTAGTACCCCGGGCTTGGCTCAGGATGTCGAAGCAGAAGCCTCGGAAGCACCAGAAGTGCCGTTGGAAGCGGTGACGGTGTCAAGCACGGTACCGGCTATTACCACAACGCAGCTGACAGATGTCAAAACGGAAGAGCCTGTACGCGAGGAGGTATCGAAGGCACCTGTACCGGAGGTATCGCATGACGAGCTTTCGCCAACGACGATCGCACCAATCGCTGCCCAGGACGATAAGCTCGACGAAAAGATTGACAGCGTTGAGGATAAGCCGAAGCCAACGGTCCCGGTGGCTGAGGAGGAACTGGTCCAGAAACCACAGCCGGCAGGTGATGAGAGCGATGAGCAGCAGGTTGCTGCAAAGCCAACCTTCACCGAAGACGAAGAGGACGACCAGCAGAAGGTGCAGGAGCAGGACGTGACGGGACTGCACGATGATACCAGCAGCCCAGCGAAGCCCACACAGCAACCGGAAACGGTTGGACCTTCGTACGGTGCACCGGGCCAGCACTACGACTCCGGTTACGGACACATGCCACCACACTATCCACCATCCTCGTACGAGGACGACTATGGCGAAGAGGAGGATCCAGCCGCGTTCGGACCGGGCACCTGCCGCTACGGCGGTAAGCTGTACGTGTCCGCCCAACAGATCCCGCGGGACGATCCGTGCgacttctgcttctgcttccgCAGCGATATCATCTGCCTGCAACAGTCTTGCCCACCACCGATCAGTGGCTGTAACGAGGAGCCAATAGCCGGTTTCTGCTGCCCGCGGTACGAATGTCCGGTGTCGATGGCAACGGTGTTGAACGTGACGACCAGCACGACCACCACGACGACCACGTTGCCACCCCACTTCCTGCCGCACGCGTACAAGGGACACGTGCAGAAGCGCGGTTGCCAGATTCAGGGCAAACCGTACAACGTCGGTGAAACGGTTGCTTCCGCATCCGGTCCTTGCATGCGATGCAC GTGCGGCGGTGACGGTCAGATGCAGTGCGAACCGAAGGCGTGCAGCCCGGAGCCGATGCTGCAGCAGATGATTGCCGTGGCAGCGGCCAAGAGAAGATGA